One part of the Chiloscyllium plagiosum isolate BGI_BamShark_2017 unplaced genomic scaffold, ASM401019v2 scaf_143, whole genome shotgun sequence genome encodes these proteins:
- the LOC122547624 gene encoding sulfate transporter-like — protein sequence MSQTNCRMTSLEANNADSTLVLSTPPSVNAKNRKYSPVILEEQERKALDVKKIAVKKLKKCCSCTPTKAKDFFVDLFPVIRWFPKYKWKEWILGDIMSGLIVGILLVPQSIAYSLLAGQEPIYGLYTSFFACIIYFLMGTSRHISVGIFGVLCLMIGQVVDREVQYFGFDLNDVNKTAQSEMFNQSTDFCDRSCFAIRVGSTLTFMAGVYQVS from the coding sequence ACAAATTGCAGAATGACTTCCTTGGAAGCTAATAATGCTGACAGCACGTTGGTTCTcagtacaccaccctctgtcaatGCGAAAAACAGGAAATATTCTCCCGTTATATTGGAAGagcaagaaaggaaagcattagATGTGAAGAAGATTGCAGTGAAAAAGCTGAAGAAGTGCTGTTCTTGCACCCCAACAAAGGCAAAAGACTTTTTTGTTGATCTCTTTCCTGTTATACGATGGTTTCCAAAGTACAAATGGAAAGAATGGATTTTGGGTGATATTATGTCTGGACTGATTGTGGGCATCCTACTTGTCCCTCAGTCAATAGCCTATTCATTGCTTGCAGGGCAGGAACCAATATATGGGCTTTACACATCATTCTTTGCCTGCATCATCTACTTTCTGATGGGAACATCAAGGCATATTTCAGTTGGTATCTTTGGTGTGCTTTGCTTAATGATTGGCCAGGTTGTGGATCGAGAAGTTCAGTACTTTGGGTTTGACCTCAATGATGTTAATAAAACTGCCCAATCAGAAATGTTTAACCAGTCCACGGATTTTTGTGACAGAAGTTGTTTTGCCATTCGCGTTGGCTCTACTTTGACATTTATGGCTGGTGTCTATCAGGTAAGTTGA